The Lacrimispora xylanolytica genome has a segment encoding these proteins:
- a CDS encoding PLP-dependent cysteine synthase family protein: protein MKYYESMQELIGNTPLVQINHLISKEGIHLFGKLELYNPSGSVKDRIGQYMIADAEKNGFLKPGSTIIEATAGNTGLGIAFSALNKGYRIIFVVPTKFSLEKQQLMKAFGAEIVNTPRELGMLGAVAKSEELKAQIPGSVSFEQFKNMSNPLAHYETTGPEIYDALDGKIDYVVLGAGSGGTFTGVLKYLKEKNPDIKGVLADPIGSTMGGGEHGDYNIEGIGNDFIADTMDMKLVDEVIKVSDQEAFEMSRELTRKEGIIAGTSSGAALAAVQKLVERIDKGNIVVIFPDRGDRYFSAKLYEYE from the coding sequence ATGAAATATTATGAATCCATGCAAGAATTAATAGGTAACACTCCATTGGTTCAGATAAATCATCTTATAAGTAAAGAAGGAATCCATCTATTTGGCAAGCTTGAATTATACAATCCCAGTGGAAGTGTGAAAGATAGAATCGGACAGTACATGATTGCTGATGCAGAAAAAAACGGATTCCTAAAGCCGGGGTCTACAATCATTGAAGCGACTGCAGGCAATACGGGACTTGGCATTGCCTTTTCCGCTTTAAACAAAGGCTATCGCATTATTTTTGTGGTACCTACAAAGTTTTCTCTCGAAAAACAACAATTAATGAAGGCGTTTGGTGCTGAGATTGTAAATACGCCCCGTGAACTGGGGATGCTTGGGGCTGTTGCCAAGTCAGAAGAACTAAAAGCCCAGATCCCCGGCTCGGTATCCTTTGAGCAATTTAAAAACATGAGCAATCCGCTGGCGCATTACGAGACAACAGGACCAGAAATCTATGATGCCTTGGATGGAAAAATTGATTATGTCGTCCTTGGTGCAGGAAGCGGAGGAACCTTTACCGGTGTTTTAAAATATCTAAAAGAGAAGAATCCAGACATAAAGGGTGTTTTGGCAGATCCCATTGGCTCTACCATGGGAGGCGGTGAGCATGGGGATTATAATATTGAAGGAATCGGCAATGATTTTATTGCAGACACCATGGATATGAAGTTGGTGGATGAGGTAATCAAAGTATCGGATCAGGAAGCATTTGAAATGTCCAGAGAATTAACCAGAAAGGAAGGAATTATTGCAGGTACTTCCTCTGGCGCTGCTCTGGCGGCGGTGCAAAAGCTTGTGGAAAGGATTGATAAGGGAAATATTGTCGTGATTTTTCCAGACCGGGGAGACCGGTATTTCAGTGCGAAACTATATGAATATGAATAA
- a CDS encoding MFS transporter, which translates to MEAIARKLTLKFGFIQSSYWISQCAINSFAAVYLHAKDFDNTQIGFILSFAAILSLILQPLTASFADKSKRVTLRHLLLALMFLVFGLSLLLYILPGSFLLISVIYILVNAVEFTVNPLFNSLAMEYMNQGVPMNYGLARGMGSISFAVMSFFLGSLVDQFGADIILPVFLVCYVLVILSTYLFHDKLPVKYQEQKDVRGLRDDIFLEEEKEASGILTFFLDHKLFLLMLCGVAMIFYSHVLINTYLINIMEHVGGSGSDMGVSLSIAAFLELPAMAFFIYIVKKIKVSTLIKLSALFFAIKSFAILLAPNVYMVHCSMVFQMIAFALFTPASIYFVNDLIEKENRVKGQSMLGVANIGVAGTLANLTGGKLLDSYGVTAMLLTGTVVTAVGFLIICISIKEPDKQKNTGGPA; encoded by the coding sequence ATGGAAGCCATTGCCAGAAAGCTTACGCTAAAATTCGGTTTCATCCAGTCCAGCTATTGGATCAGCCAATGTGCTATTAACAGCTTTGCAGCCGTTTACCTGCATGCTAAGGATTTCGACAATACCCAGATCGGGTTTATCCTGTCATTTGCAGCAATTTTGTCCCTGATTTTACAGCCTCTGACCGCTTCCTTTGCGGATAAGTCAAAAAGAGTGACCTTAAGGCATCTGCTGCTGGCACTGATGTTTCTGGTTTTTGGATTAAGTCTGCTTCTATATATCCTGCCCGGTTCTTTCCTGCTTATATCCGTAATCTACATACTTGTGAATGCAGTGGAGTTTACCGTTAACCCATTGTTTAATTCCCTGGCTATGGAATATATGAATCAAGGGGTTCCAATGAATTACGGGCTGGCACGAGGCATGGGTTCTATATCCTTTGCTGTTATGTCTTTTTTTCTTGGCTCTTTAGTAGATCAATTCGGTGCTGATATTATTTTGCCAGTATTTTTAGTTTGCTATGTACTCGTAATCTTGTCCACTTATCTCTTTCACGACAAACTGCCGGTAAAATACCAGGAACAAAAAGATGTGAGGGGCCTTCGTGATGATATCTTCCTGGAAGAAGAAAAGGAAGCTTCCGGTATCTTAACCTTTTTTCTGGACCACAAGCTTTTTCTTCTCATGCTATGTGGAGTTGCCATGATATTTTATTCTCATGTGCTTATTAATACTTATTTGATTAATATTATGGAACATGTAGGCGGAAGTGGTTCTGATATGGGAGTTTCCCTGTCTATCGCCGCATTTTTGGAGCTTCCCGCAATGGCCTTTTTTATTTATATTGTAAAGAAAATTAAGGTTTCTACCCTGATTAAGCTATCTGCCTTGTTTTTTGCCATAAAGAGCTTTGCCATACTGCTGGCGCCTAATGTTTATATGGTGCATTGTTCCATGGTCTTTCAGATGATTGCGTTTGCACTGTTTACACCGGCTTCAATTTACTTTGTCAATGATCTGATTGAAAAGGAGAACCGGGTAAAAGGTCAATCCATGCTTGGGGTTGCCAATATAGGGGTTGCAGGAACTCTTGCCAATCTCACAGGGGGCAAGCTGCTGGATTCCTATGGCGTCACCGCTATGCTGCTTACAGGAACTGTGGTCACTGCAGTGGGATTTCTTATTATCTGTATCAGCATCAAAGAACCAGACAAGCAAAAAAATACAGGAGGTCCTGCATAA
- a CDS encoding BMP family ABC transporter substrate-binding protein, translated as MALYDYVGAVRRGRKQYQASVSKGEYPYLPVLDDILSYTDIVSEVNLGIMDIPLEKIVGTKTKGRTTAFANNFMPLLSEKSEFGAKWAYLYDHQIQEGIHDPIVVYEFMNQYYVQEGNKRVSVLKYVGAFSIAASVIRMIPKRTDDLDNRLYYEFLDFYQVSFNCDIWFSKEGSYDRLIKAMNKNPDEQWSEDERIVFKSAYDRFSKAFHAFGGDDYDMTCSDAFLVYVELFGYRTIKDRVERQIKMDLVKIKDELLLASRGNKIALLEQPEEMDDKVDNNPLKFINWLLPVQNIEPEMLKIAFIHAKTSETSSWTYGHELGRMYLEQAFEEKIETMSFFHGDTEGEARRAMEQALLAGCNMIFTTASQMINDSVKTAIDHPEVKIFNCSVNMSYSSICTYFGRMYESKFLMGALAASMSQGDKLGYIADYPVYGTLANINAFALGARMINPYAVVYLEWSRVKDRDAHAELESEGITFISGDDMITPNAPSREYGLYQKLGDGTLRNLATPICHWGKFYEKIINITCHGASDRKELKGKQAINYWWGMSADVIDVICSHNLPHGTQRLINFLKNSIRAGSFQPFVGTIYSQDGKIQCEEGESLTPEEITTMNWLTENIVGKIPDYEELTDEARSLVRLQGQTIYDNGEMEEQESEDSGIG; from the coding sequence ATGGCTCTATATGATTATGTGGGGGCAGTAAGAAGGGGACGAAAGCAGTACCAGGCTTCTGTATCGAAAGGAGAGTATCCCTATCTTCCGGTTCTTGATGACATTTTATCCTATACAGATATCGTGTCAGAAGTAAACCTGGGGATTATGGATATCCCACTTGAAAAAATAGTAGGAACTAAGACAAAGGGGCGCACTACGGCCTTTGCCAATAATTTTATGCCCCTTTTATCAGAAAAATCAGAGTTCGGAGCGAAATGGGCCTATTTATATGATCATCAGATTCAGGAAGGAATCCATGATCCCATTGTTGTGTATGAATTTATGAACCAGTATTATGTTCAGGAGGGCAACAAAAGAGTCAGTGTTTTAAAATATGTAGGCGCGTTCAGTATCGCAGCATCTGTGATTCGTATGATACCAAAAAGAACGGATGATCTGGATAACCGCCTGTATTATGAATTCCTGGATTTTTACCAGGTGTCTTTTAACTGCGATATCTGGTTCAGTAAAGAAGGCAGCTATGACAGGCTCATTAAGGCCATGAATAAAAATCCTGATGAGCAGTGGAGCGAGGATGAAAGAATTGTCTTTAAGTCGGCATACGATCGATTTTCCAAGGCATTTCACGCATTCGGCGGTGATGATTATGATATGACATGTTCCGATGCCTTTCTCGTGTATGTGGAATTGTTTGGCTATCGGACCATAAAGGACCGGGTGGAACGTCAGATTAAAATGGATCTGGTAAAGATTAAGGATGAGCTTCTTTTAGCCTCCAGAGGCAATAAGATTGCTCTTTTAGAACAGCCGGAAGAAATGGATGATAAGGTAGACAACAATCCACTTAAATTCATTAACTGGCTGCTGCCTGTACAGAACATTGAGCCTGAGATGCTTAAAATCGCATTTATTCATGCAAAAACCTCTGAAACCTCCAGCTGGACCTATGGGCATGAGCTGGGAAGAATGTATCTGGAGCAGGCCTTTGAAGAAAAAATCGAGACTATGTCATTTTTCCATGGGGACACAGAAGGCGAGGCGAGACGAGCCATGGAACAGGCCCTTTTGGCTGGCTGCAATATGATCTTTACCACGGCTTCTCAGATGATCAATGATTCCGTAAAGACTGCCATTGACCATCCGGAAGTGAAGATCTTTAACTGTTCCGTTAATATGTCTTATTCCTCCATCTGTACCTATTTTGGAAGAATGTATGAATCCAAATTCCTTATGGGGGCATTGGCTGCTTCCATGTCTCAGGGAGATAAGCTTGGTTATATCGCGGATTATCCGGTATACGGAACCCTTGCAAACATCAATGCGTTTGCTTTGGGGGCCAGAATGATCAATCCCTATGCCGTGGTGTATTTGGAATGGTCCAGGGTGAAAGACAGAGACGCTCATGCGGAGCTGGAGAGCGAAGGGATTACCTTTATATCAGGAGACGATATGATTACCCCCAATGCTCCTTCCAGAGAATACGGACTTTACCAGAAGCTGGGAGACGGCACCCTTAGGAATCTGGCCACACCAATCTGTCACTGGGGAAAGTTCTATGAGAAGATTATTAATATTACCTGCCATGGAGCCTCAGACCGGAAAGAGCTGAAAGGAAAACAGGCCATTAATTACTGGTGGGGAATGTCCGCAGATGTAATTGATGTGATCTGTTCTCATAATCTGCCTCATGGAACCCAGCGGCTCATCAACTTTTTAAAGAATTCCATTCGGGCAGGAAGTTTTCAGCCTTTTGTAGGAACCATTTATTCTCAGGATGGCAAGATACAGTGTGAGGAAGGAGAAAGCCTTACTCCGGAAGAGATCACAACCATGAACTGGCTGACAGAGAATATTGTTGGTAAAATTCCTGACTATGAAGAACTTACCGATGAAGCACGGTCACTGGTACGCCTCCAGGGGCAGACAATATACGACAATGGGGAGATGGAGGAACAGGAGAGTGAAGATTCTGGTATTGGCTGA
- a CDS encoding metallophosphoesterase family protein yields MKILVLADQESKSLYEFFTPDKIKDIDLIISCGDLRAEYLSFFATFSRAPVYYVRGNHDCRYLQCPPEGCICIEDDIVTYKGIRIMGLGGSMEYIPDAPNQFTERKMEQRIKRMWWKLKKNKGFDILVTHAPAYELNDLPDLPHKGFSCFKDLMDKYSPQYFLHGHVHANYGNSFKRKDQYGSTTVINAYEYVILDYPCSGESAIESCN; encoded by the coding sequence GTGAAGATTCTGGTATTGGCTGATCAAGAGTCTAAGTCACTGTACGAATTTTTTACACCGGATAAGATAAAGGATATAGATTTAATCATATCCTGCGGAGATTTAAGGGCGGAATATCTTTCTTTTTTCGCCACTTTTTCCAGAGCTCCGGTATATTATGTCCGTGGGAATCATGATTGCAGGTATTTGCAGTGCCCTCCGGAGGGCTGTATCTGCATTGAGGATGATATCGTGACCTACAAAGGGATACGGATCATGGGGCTTGGTGGATCCATGGAATACATTCCAGATGCCCCCAATCAGTTTACGGAACGGAAGATGGAGCAGAGGATCAAGCGTATGTGGTGGAAGCTTAAAAAGAATAAGGGGTTTGATATTTTGGTCACCCATGCTCCGGCATATGAACTTAATGATTTGCCGGATCTTCCTCACAAGGGCTTTTCCTGCTTTAAAGATTTAATGGACAAATATTCGCCTCAGTATTTCCTTCATGGCCATGTTCATGCAAATTACGGAAATTCTTTCAAGCGAAAGGACCAATATGGCAGCACCACAGTGATTAATGCCTATGAATATGTTATTTTAGATTATCCATGTTCTGGGGAATCTGCCATAGAATCGTGTAATTAG
- the ilvN gene encoding acetolactate synthase small subunit translates to MERIVLSLLVDNTSGVLSRVAGLFSRRGYNIESLTVGVTADERYSRMTVVSIGDQEILDQIEKQLRKLEDVRDIKELKPGNSVFRELILVKVKANSAQRQAVSAIADIFRATIVDVGRDSLTVMLTGDQSKLDALINLLEDYEILELARTGLTGLSRGSDDIRYLP, encoded by the coding sequence ATGGAAAGAATAGTACTATCATTATTAGTTGATAATACCTCCGGCGTTTTAAGCCGTGTGGCCGGCTTATTCAGCCGGCGCGGTTATAACATTGAAAGCCTGACGGTTGGTGTAACTGCGGATGAAAGATATTCACGAATGACAGTCGTGTCCATCGGTGATCAGGAAATTCTCGATCAGATCGAAAAGCAGCTGAGAAAGCTGGAGGATGTAAGAGATATTAAAGAGCTAAAGCCTGGAAACTCTGTGTTTCGAGAACTGATTCTAGTCAAGGTGAAGGCCAATTCCGCACAGCGCCAGGCAGTAAGCGCCATCGCAGATATTTTCAGAGCCACTATTGTTGATGTTGGAAGAGATTCTCTGACTGTCATGCTGACTGGCGATCAGTCAAAGCTTGATGCTCTCATCAATCTTCTTGAGGATTATGAGATTTTAGAGCTTGCGCGTACAGGTCTCACTGGATTATCCAGAGGATCAGACGATATTCGTTATCTGCCATAA
- the ilvC gene encoding ketol-acid reductoisomerase, whose product MAKIYYQEDCNLSLLEGKTIAVIGYGSQGHAHALNLKESGCEVIVGLYEGSNSWAKAEAQGLTVYSAAEAAKKADIIMILINDEKQGALYKESIEPNLKDGDMLMFAHGFAVHFGQINPPKNVDVTMIAPKAPGHTVRNEYLVGRGTPCLVAVHQDYTGKAKDKALAYALALGGARAGVLETTFKDETETDLFGEQAVLCGGVCALMKAGFETLVEAGYAPENAYFECIHEMKLIVDLIFESGFAGMRYSISNTAEYGDYITGPKIITDETKKAMKKVLTDIQDGTFAKDWLLENQVGGTHFHAMRNKEAAHKLEQVGGELRKLYSWNDGGKMIDN is encoded by the coding sequence ATGGCAAAGATTTACTATCAGGAAGACTGCAATTTATCCTTACTGGAGGGTAAGACCATTGCAGTGATTGGATACGGCAGCCAGGGTCATGCCCATGCACTTAATTTAAAGGAGTCCGGCTGTGAAGTCATTGTTGGACTTTACGAGGGAAGTAATTCCTGGGCAAAAGCAGAAGCTCAGGGTTTAACTGTTTATTCCGCAGCAGAGGCTGCAAAGAAAGCTGATATCATCATGATCCTCATTAATGATGAGAAGCAGGGAGCTCTTTATAAGGAATCCATTGAGCCAAACTTAAAAGATGGCGACATGTTAATGTTTGCCCATGGCTTTGCCGTGCACTTCGGACAGATCAATCCTCCAAAGAATGTTGATGTAACCATGATCGCGCCAAAGGCACCTGGTCATACCGTACGTAACGAATATCTGGTAGGAAGAGGAACCCCTTGTCTGGTTGCTGTTCATCAGGATTACACCGGTAAGGCAAAAGATAAGGCCCTTGCATATGCACTGGCACTGGGCGGCGCAAGAGCTGGTGTTTTAGAGACAACCTTTAAAGATGAGACAGAAACAGACCTTTTTGGTGAGCAGGCAGTGCTTTGTGGCGGTGTATGTGCACTGATGAAAGCTGGATTTGAGACATTAGTAGAAGCTGGATATGCTCCTGAAAATGCTTATTTTGAGTGTATTCATGAGATGAAGCTGATCGTTGACTTGATTTTCGAAAGCGGCTTTGCAGGAATGAGATATTCCATCTCCAATACAGCTGAGTATGGCGATTATATCACAGGACCAAAGATCATTACGGATGAAACAAAGAAGGCAATGAAGAAGGTACTTACTGATATTCAGGACGGAACCTTTGCAAAAGACTGGTTATTAGAGAATCAGGTTGGCGGCACTCATTTTCATGCTATGAGAAACAAAGAAGCTGCACACAAGTTAGAGCAGGTAGGCGGAGAGCTTCGTAAGCTTTACAGCTGGAACGATGGCGGAAAGATGATTGATAATTAA
- a CDS encoding LysR family transcriptional regulator: MEQNLSQYKIFYEVAKAGNISRAAKELFISQPAISKSISKLEGSLGVSLFTRNSRGVQLTDEGKLLYNHTKAAFEALAQGEQELKRIKDFHIGHLRIGVSNTLCKYILLPYLKGFIEKYPHIKITIESQSTAHTVNMLEQQRIDLGLIAEPSNRRPLLFNPVMEIQDTFVATKSYLNNLYLREGQDADLFQTGNILLLDKNNMTRKYIDEYLNENQIVPNQLLEVTTMDLLIEFAKIGMGIGCVIKDFVQKELDQGDLVLVPMENNIKKRTVGFAYNPYGMSTAMEKFFEAMKISMRNTFI; the protein is encoded by the coding sequence ATGGAGCAGAACTTATCCCAGTATAAGATTTTTTATGAAGTTGCGAAAGCCGGAAATATATCAAGAGCGGCAAAAGAACTGTTTATTAGCCAGCCTGCCATCAGCAAATCCATCAGCAAGCTGGAAGGAAGCCTGGGAGTTTCTCTCTTTACCAGAAATTCAAGAGGTGTCCAGCTTACGGATGAGGGGAAGCTTTTATACAATCATACAAAAGCCGCCTTTGAAGCATTGGCACAGGGAGAACAGGAGCTAAAACGCATCAAGGATTTTCATATAGGCCATTTGAGAATCGGTGTGAGCAATACCCTGTGTAAATACATTTTACTTCCATATTTAAAAGGATTTATCGAGAAATATCCTCATATTAAGATTACAATTGAAAGTCAGTCTACAGCACATACCGTGAATATGCTGGAGCAGCAGAGAATTGATCTCGGTCTCATTGCAGAGCCTTCCAACCGGCGTCCTTTACTTTTTAACCCTGTTATGGAGATCCAGGATACCTTTGTTGCAACGAAATCATATTTAAATAACTTATACTTAAGAGAAGGACAGGATGCAGACCTGTTTCAAACGGGTAATATCCTTTTATTAGATAAGAACAATATGACAAGGAAATATATTGATGAGTATTTAAACGAGAACCAGATCGTCCCCAATCAGCTATTGGAGGTCACTACCATGGATCTGCTCATTGAGTTCGCCAAGATAGGTATGGGAATCGGCTGTGTCATTAAGGACTTTGTTCAGAAAGAACTGGATCAGGGAGATCTGGTCCTGGTTCCTATGGAGAATAATATCAAGAAAAGGACCGTTGGATTCGCATACAATCCGTACGGTATGTCAACAGCTATGGAAAAATTCTTTGAAGCAATGAAGATTAGTATGAGGAACACTTTTATATAG
- the leuC gene encoding 3-isopropylmalate dehydratase large subunit, with the protein MGMTMTQKILAAHAGLDEVRAGQLIEADLDLVLGNDITSPVAIKEMEKFNKETIFNKDKIALVMDHFAPNKDIKSAENCKCCRDFAARHEISNYFDVGEMGIEHALLPEKGLVVAGDAVIGADSHTCTYGALGAFSTGVGSTDMAAGMVTGKAWFKVPSAIKFELIGKPNKWVSGKDVILHIIGMIGVDGALYKSMEFTGDGIKNLTMDDRFTICNMAIEAGGKNGIIPVDELAIQYMKDHSKRDFKIFEADEDAEYEKVYTIDLGKLEPTISFPHLPENTRTIGTFDEVKVDQAVIGSCTNGRLDDMRIAAAVLKGRKVAKNVRCIVIPATQEIYLQSMREGLLEIFIEAGAIVSTPTCGPCLGGYMGILAKGERCISTTNRNFVGRMGHVESEVYLASPAVAAASAVTGHISAPEELGL; encoded by the coding sequence ATGGGAATGACGATGACCCAGAAAATTCTGGCAGCTCACGCGGGGCTTGATGAAGTCAGGGCTGGACAGTTAATTGAAGCTGATTTGGATCTGGTACTGGGGAATGATATTACATCACCGGTTGCCATAAAAGAGATGGAGAAATTTAACAAGGAAACAATTTTCAATAAGGACAAAATTGCCCTGGTAATGGACCATTTTGCTCCAAATAAAGACATAAAGTCTGCGGAAAATTGTAAATGCTGTCGTGATTTTGCTGCCCGTCATGAAATCTCCAATTATTTCGATGTGGGGGAGATGGGAATTGAACATGCTCTTCTTCCTGAAAAAGGACTGGTGGTTGCGGGAGATGCAGTCATTGGTGCGGATTCCCATACCTGTACCTATGGGGCACTCGGTGCATTTTCCACTGGAGTGGGAAGTACTGACATGGCGGCAGGTATGGTTACTGGAAAAGCTTGGTTTAAGGTGCCCTCTGCCATTAAGTTTGAGCTCATTGGAAAACCAAATAAGTGGGTCAGCGGAAAAGATGTAATCCTCCATATCATAGGTATGATTGGAGTGGATGGAGCGCTTTATAAATCCATGGAGTTTACTGGAGATGGAATTAAAAACCTGACCATGGATGACCGCTTTACCATCTGCAATATGGCCATTGAGGCTGGCGGAAAGAATGGAATCATTCCAGTGGATGAATTAGCCATCCAGTACATGAAGGATCATTCCAAACGCGATTTTAAGATCTTTGAGGCGGATGAGGATGCGGAATACGAGAAAGTTTATACCATTGATTTAGGTAAGCTTGAGCCAACGATTTCATTCCCTCACCTTCCGGAAAATACAAGGACTATCGGAACGTTCGATGAGGTAAAGGTGGATCAGGCCGTGATTGGCTCCTGTACCAACGGAAGGCTTGATGATATGCGAATTGCAGCCGCTGTTTTAAAAGGCAGAAAGGTTGCCAAAAATGTACGCTGTATCGTAATTCCTGCAACTCAGGAGATTTATTTACAGTCCATGAGAGAAGGATTATTAGAAATCTTCATAGAAGCCGGAGCCATTGTCAGTACCCCTACCTGCGGTCCTTGTCTTGGAGGCTATATGGGAATTCTCGCAAAGGGAGAACGATGTATTTCCACTACCAACCGAAACTTTGTGGGACGTATGGGCCATGTAGAGTCAGAAGTATATTTAGCCAGTCCTGCTGTAGCGGCCGCCAGCGCAGTCACTGGACATATATCAGCACCGGAAGAATTGGGATTATAG
- the leuD gene encoding 3-isopropylmalate dehydratase small subunit, with translation MNASGSVFKYGDNVDTDVIIPARYLNITDGYELAKHCMEDIDKDFVSKVKKGDIIVANKNFGCGSSREHAPLVIKCAGVSCVIAETFARIFYRNAINIGLPIIECPEAAKAIQAGDHVSVNFDTGIITNESTGESYQGEAFPPFMQEIISAGGLFPYINKKK, from the coding sequence ATGAATGCAAGTGGATCTGTTTTTAAATATGGTGATAATGTGGATACGGATGTCATCATCCCGGCAAGGTATTTAAATATAACGGATGGGTATGAGCTGGCAAAGCACTGTATGGAAGACATTGACAAGGATTTTGTTTCCAAGGTAAAAAAAGGAGATATCATTGTAGCCAATAAAAACTTTGGCTGTGGTTCTTCCAGGGAGCATGCCCCTCTTGTCATCAAATGTGCAGGAGTGAGCTGTGTCATTGCTGAGACCTTTGCCAGGATTTTCTATCGGAATGCCATTAACATCGGTCTTCCTATTATAGAATGTCCAGAGGCTGCCAAGGCCATTCAGGCAGGAGATCATGTATCGGTGAATTTCGACACAGGAATCATAACCAATGAATCGACAGGAGAATCCTATCAGGGAGAGGCATTTCCACCCTTTATGCAGGAAATTATTTCAGCAGGTGGGTTGTTTCCTTATATTAATAAGAAGAAATAA
- the ybaK gene encoding Cys-tRNA(Pro) deacylase, with amino-acid sequence MVKTNAMRMLDKAGISYSTKEYEVDENDLSGSHVADLMGVDHGSIFKTLVLKGEKTGYLVCCIPVDGELDLKKVAKAAGDKKAEMIPMKDLQGITGYIRGGCSPVGMKKLFPTFIDESALKYPQIAVSGGVRGQQIIIDPQSLVDFIRGKFVNLMHI; translated from the coding sequence ATGGTAAAGACGAATGCAATGCGAATGCTTGATAAGGCAGGTATTTCTTACAGCACAAAGGAATATGAAGTGGATGAAAATGATCTCTCTGGAAGCCATGTGGCAGATCTTATGGGAGTCGATCATGGAAGTATCTTTAAGACTCTTGTATTAAAAGGAGAAAAAACAGGATATTTGGTCTGCTGTATTCCGGTTGATGGAGAGCTGGATTTAAAAAAAGTGGCAAAAGCAGCTGGGGATAAGAAAGCGGAGATGATTCCCATGAAGGATCTTCAGGGAATTACAGGATATATCAGAGGAGGCTGCTCTCCGGTAGGAATGAAAAAGCTGTTTCCGACATTTATTGATGAATCAGCCCTTAAATATCCACAAATCGCAGTAAGCGGAGGGGTGAGAGGCCAGCAGATCATCATCGATCCTCAGAGTCTGGTAGACTTTATCAGGGGTAAATTTGTCAATCTCATGCATATTTAG
- a CDS encoding cell wall hydrolase — translation MLTLRSILQQICQFFRGMAVKVTKRMYRSSAVFMTGAAVITVVAFTSTGFGSGGRNALTAFAETPAPKDAAEEEHVEDEETVAKANVQITLTDAKIQAQQLAGNLLVKQVIEKQELEKDSLAQIKLINTQIAMENEAKRQAEEAAKKAEEERKAAEEAARKAEEEKAAHATAVNQDDYQVLLKIVQAEAGVCDDKGKILVANVILNRVKSGKFPDTVRGVVYSPSQFSPVSNGSINTVKVTENTKACVDRALSGEDYSDGALYFMNRRGSRSGAVRWFDSRLTYLFQHGNHEFFK, via the coding sequence ATGCTTACACTACGCTCTATCCTTCAGCAGATTTGTCAATTCTTCAGAGGCATGGCCGTTAAGGTCACAAAAAGAATGTATCGTTCTTCCGCAGTTTTTATGACGGGAGCTGCAGTGATTACTGTCGTTGCGTTTACCTCAACAGGATTTGGCAGCGGTGGCAGAAATGCCCTGACCGCATTTGCAGAAACGCCAGCACCAAAAGATGCTGCTGAAGAAGAACATGTTGAAGATGAGGAAACAGTTGCTAAAGCAAATGTACAAATTACGCTTACCGACGCCAAGATACAGGCACAGCAGTTAGCCGGTAATCTACTGGTCAAACAGGTCATTGAAAAACAGGAGCTTGAAAAAGACTCTCTGGCCCAGATAAAGCTTATCAATACTCAGATAGCGATGGAGAATGAGGCGAAACGGCAAGCGGAAGAAGCAGCTAAGAAGGCAGAAGAAGAAAGAAAAGCAGCAGAGGAAGCAGCCAGAAAGGCCGAAGAAGAAAAAGCGGCCCATGCCACAGCTGTCAATCAGGACGATTATCAGGTACTACTTAAAATCGTTCAGGCAGAAGCAGGAGTATGCGATGATAAGGGCAAGATTCTTGTAGCAAATGTTATTTTAAACCGTGTAAAAAGCGGTAAATTCCCGGATACAGTAAGAGGAGTGGTTTATTCCCCTTCCCAGTTTTCCCCTGTATCAAACGGAAGCATCAATACCGTAAAGGTGACGGAGAACACCAAAGCGTGCGTTGACCGCGCTCTGTCCGGAGAAGATTATTCTGATGGAGCTTTATACTTTATGAACCGGAGAGGTTCAAGAAGCGGAGCTGTCCGCTGGTTTGACTCCCGGCTGACCTATTTGTTCCAGCATGGAAACCATGAATTTTTTAAATAA